Proteins encoded by one window of Tubulanus polymorphus chromosome 7, tnTubPoly1.2, whole genome shotgun sequence:
- the LOC141909095 gene encoding uncharacterized protein LOC141909095 isoform X3 — protein sequence MSEYCSACPSRGDLEEGSFEATAIRERLIHLMGSDIVRMNDQKYMEQLQERVRDEYYEMEEKKEKQLMEDERRRIRRLINEGVIQSSDSEEAQRLGYGHETKVVERRNKKDSQQPQHHCHHDSIMECNHLCNCDNKNGHRRLVDEKPKPKEVTHRGDQQEDDEDSDKEKAGDEESGEKEDETNGDGKQHPDPLINKFRHESTIPALYQTGHDVVMSTLEKDENSHGPAQTTADQTQTQAEEQQQQTVEEEPPESAT from the exons TTCATTCGAAGCGACGGCTATACGAGAACGGCTTATTCATTTGATGGGCTCAGATATTGTCAGAATGAAcgaccaaaaatatatggaaCAATTGCAAGAGAGGGTCAGGGATGAATATTAT GAAATGGAGGAAAAGAAGGAGAAACAACTAATGGAAGATGAAAGGCGAAGAATTCGCAGGTTGATAAACGAAGGAGTTATACAGTCGTCTGACTCAGAAGAGGCTCAAAGATTGGGCTATGGACACGAAACGAAAGTTGTGGAAAGGAGGAATAAAAAGGACTCGCAACAGCCTCAGCATCACTGTCACCACGATAGCATCATG gaaTGCAATCACCTTTGTAACTGCGATAACAAAAATGGCCACAGACGATTGGTTGATGAGAAACCAAAACCGAAAGAAGTAACA CATCGCGGAGATCAACAGGAAGATGATGAGGACAGCGATAAAGAGAAAGCAGGAGATGAGGAGAGTGGCGAAAAAGAAGATGAG ACGAACGGGGATGGCAAACAACACCCCGATCCACTGATCAACAAGTTCAGACACGAATCG aCGATTCCGGCGCTATATCAAACCGGCCACGATGTCGTGATGAGTACAttagaaaaagatgaaaacagCCATGGCCCCGCGCAAACGACAGCCGATCAAACGCAAACGCAAGCGGaagaacaacaacaacagacaGTTGAAGAGGAGCCACCCGAAAGCGCAACATAA
- the LOC141909098 gene encoding uncharacterized protein LOC141909098, translating into MSYAQDRRSAERIRWKSRPLHRKLILVGDRGVGKTQIFRNFVVDAPSKNRSQPSPKTESHVRSFRTVLGEQDKLVEVRLFDMLNSEPHSTGNQYYRGADGVLLVFSENCVNSMNNLLNVWIRLVKARSDEPYPAMFLVKVSKELNEDPKIWALAQRRRAPECVTRSQFDSFARGLREHVRLEGQFEIAPGVFARSSVDEMFQKIVPVLIASNHADSSLSMSQSIRNSQEERQYLRGCGHCFGA; encoded by the exons ATGTCGTATGCTCAAGACAGAAGGTCGGCGGAACGGATAAGATGGAAAAGTCGACCGCTTCACAGGAAGCTTATCCTCGTCGGCGACCGAGGCGTCGGTAAAACAcaaatatttcgtaatttcgtcgTCGACGCGCCGTCGAAGAACCGCAGCCAACCGTCGCCGAAAACCGAATCACACGTTAGATCGTTCAGGACTGTTTTGGGGGAACAAGACAAACTAGTAGAG GTTCGTTTATTTGACATGCTGAACAGTGAACCGCATTCGACTGGTAACCAGTATTACCGAGGGGCCGACGGTGTGTTGTTGGTATTCAGCGAAAACTGCGTCAACAGCATGAACAATCTACTGAACGTCTGGATTCGTCTTGTAAAAGCCAGATCGGATGAACCTTACCCGGCTATGTTTCTTGTGAAAGTTTCAAAAGAATTGAACGAAGATCCAAAGATTTGGGCATT aGCTCAGCGCAGACGGGCGCCGGAATGCGTCACTCGGTCTCAATTCGACTCATTCGCCAGAGGTCTACGCGAACACGTCAGACTCGAAGGCCAATTTGAAATAGCCCCGGGAGTATTCGCCCGATCGAGCGTCGACGAAATGTTTCAAAAGATCGTTCCCGTTCTGATCGCCAGCAATCACGCGGATTCCTCCTTATCGATGTCGCAATCAATAAGGAACAGCCAAGAAGAAAGACAATATTTGCGCGGGTGCGGTCACTGTTTCGGTGCTTGA
- the LOC141909229 gene encoding vascular endothelial zinc finger 1-like, giving the protein MALSSFVLSEYRLEWQLSEYPRPTDRTNPSTTRVAGVKPRYACSMCDKTFSTLFNRKAHENLHAGIKPFGCGECGRSFSRKHHLENHMNSFHNIHKQIQHIGGVYPISSLAWNLTRRVEQNPLRPRGSSPSARQAHVCEICHKHFSCSGNLRTHEKLHTGIKPFVCPICGKAFSQISSAELRHQCHQCGRYLPSTHSLTIHIRSHSGERPFQCPVCQKCFSDKSNLRRHMRTMHFGIKPYQCPKCNKTYSDHSNMKKHVERCDGKDTCSF; this is encoded by the exons ATGGCACTTTCATCGTTTGTACTTTCAGAATACCGGCTCGAATGGCAACTTTCTGAATACCCGCGACCGACCGACCGTACAAATCCATCGACGACGCGAGTGGCCGGCGTAAAGCCGCGTTACGCGTGCAGCATGTGCGATAAAACGTTTTCGACGTTGTTCAATCGGAAAGCGCACGAGAACCTGCACGCCGGCATCAAACCGTTCGGCTGCGGCGAATGCGGCCGTTCGTTTTCGCGTAAACACCACTTGGAGAATCATATGAACTCGTTCCACAATATACACAAACAAATACAAC acaTTGGTGGCGTGTACCCAATTAGTTCGCTAGCGTGGAATTTAACCAGGCGTGTAGAGCAAAATCCGTTACGACCTCGCGGTTCGTCGCCGTCTGCTCGTCAAGCTCACGTTTGCGAAATTTGCCATAAACATTTCTCGTGTTCCGGAAACCTTCGCACGCACGAGAAATTGCATACCGGCATCAAACCGTTCGTCTGCCCGATTTGCGGAAAAGCGTTCTCTC AAATCAGCAGCGCTGAACTTCGCCATCAATGCCACCAATGCGGCCGGTATCTTCCATCCACGCACTCTCTTACTATTCACATTCGTTCTCATAGCGGTGAACGACCCTTCCAGTGCCCGGTTTGTCAGAAGTGTTTTTCTGACAAAAGCAATTTGCGACGACATATGCGCACGATGCATTTCG gaattaaaccgTACCAATGCCCGAAATGTAATAAAACGTACTCTGACCATAGCAACATGAAGAAACATGTAGAAAGATGCGACGGAAAAGATACATGTAGTTTTTAA
- the LOC141909228 gene encoding zinc finger protein 711-like produces MHNHSKPLHKATYRCPYCAKEISKYASNFRRHMLTHTGARPFSCPYCQLLFSRGFAGGENPYRKSCPFCHKVVSSSASNFKRHVLTHTGSKPYKCPYCQTFFSRPESCQRHIRAVHALKTTGPKFACALSVVETSYCPVTKPPKVKKPPPLANSTMAPPVGRMADDLSLGDPVLVIKCPYCPRHAPRMNMIKHIRTHTGVKPYGCPYCNKRFSQSENCQRHIRSIHPSQPVLSGRELCI; encoded by the exons ATGCACAATCATTCGAAACCGCTTC ATAAGGCAACCTACCGATGTCCTTACTGCGCGAAAGAAATATCGAAGTACGCCTCGAATTTCCGGCGACACATGTTAACACACACGGGGGCGCGTCCGTTCAGTTGTCCGTACTGTCAATTGCTGTTTTCGCGCG GTTTTGCAGGCGGCGAAAATCCCTATAGAAAATCGTGTCCGTTTTGTCATAAAGTCGTCAGTTCGTCTGCTTCAAACTTCAAACGTCATGTACTGACCCACACCGGATCAAAACCGTACAAGTGTCCGTACTGCCAGACATTTTTCTCGCGGCCTGAAAGTTGTCAACGTCACATTCGGGCCGTGCAC gcGTTGAAGACAACAGGACCAAAGTTCGCGTGTGCCCTTTCTGTCGTAGAAACATCGTATTGTCCGG TTACGAAACCGCCGAAAGTAAAGAAGCCTCCGCCGTTGGCAAATTCAACTATGGCGCCACCTGTAGGTCGTATGGCGGATGATTTATCACTCGGCGATCCGGTGTTGGTGATCAAGTGCCCGTATTGCCCGCGTCACGCCCCGCggatgaatatgataaaacacaTTCGGACGCACACCGGGGTCAAGCCGTACGGTTGTCCGTATTGTAACAAGCGTTTCTCGCAAAGCGAAAATTGTCAGCGCCACATCCGAAGCATACATCCATCACAACCAGTCCTCTCCGGACGTGAATTGTGTATATAA